The Leptospira levettii genome has a segment encoding these proteins:
- a CDS encoding AAA family ATPase, producing MTSTPNKLSASPTIPQNKGKEKKFDISDILEDGPIPMDKGDTQNLDLDEKLRKAYFWITNFAIINPFYDIEYNDTPPLRFSIGDSKSTITLPTAQSYSSFVLLPLLSLIVKGKCLLVGGPGRGKTASAILMGVLAGYSIKEIKRAIQHGQPQMTITDLLGNPLPSDMMQAKSMDEIKIAWRKWLGMQVKIIDEYNRIPTRTQSALLTIMGDNYAEIYDQIYECPDAAWYLTANDDAGGGTYQVIEALKDRIDVVVKAPHFNTRFIKELIQRVEEGYKPESLVPKEIIFSEEEMKNIGEQIKQVNFPPGLRRRMEFFASQFEFMEYAGEQLEYKTKDTAKLSATDFSRLSSLETGKDKIKDIGSQTKNGLSVRAIFTCINYAKALSYFRGLSEVTLDDLSHVLPFVLHDKLVQNIDSPFFEEADNQIYRSDRVSWIRKLFTLSLSEYERLGLDKNDKIAKLSETFEMGLEGLSVKETKQRLVDIEKEIESISKQRKLYGHMFDDLLNLKYLHQRYTNYLKWAESNV from the coding sequence ATGACTTCTACTCCAAATAAACTTTCTGCATCCCCTACAATCCCACAAAACAAGGGTAAGGAGAAAAAATTCGACATCTCCGATATTCTTGAAGATGGCCCAATCCCGATGGATAAAGGGGATACACAAAATCTTGATTTGGATGAAAAATTAAGAAAGGCATATTTTTGGATCACCAATTTTGCCATCATCAATCCATTTTATGACATTGAATACAATGACACACCACCATTAAGATTTTCGATTGGTGATTCTAAATCCACAATCACTCTCCCAACTGCACAAAGTTATTCGAGTTTTGTTTTACTCCCTCTATTATCACTGATTGTAAAAGGAAAATGTTTGTTAGTTGGTGGTCCAGGGAGAGGGAAAACAGCATCTGCAATCCTTATGGGAGTTCTTGCTGGATACTCCATCAAAGAAATCAAACGAGCCATCCAACATGGCCAACCACAAATGACTATTACAGATTTACTCGGAAACCCACTTCCAAGTGATATGATGCAAGCCAAATCAATGGATGAAATCAAAATTGCTTGGAGGAAATGGCTTGGGATGCAAGTAAAAATTATAGATGAATACAATCGAATTCCCACAAGGACTCAATCTGCTCTTCTCACCATCATGGGAGACAACTATGCTGAAATTTATGACCAAATTTATGAATGCCCAGATGCAGCATGGTATTTAACTGCAAATGATGATGCAGGTGGTGGTACTTACCAAGTCATTGAAGCACTAAAAGATCGGATTGATGTGGTTGTAAAGGCCCCACACTTTAATACTCGTTTTATCAAAGAACTCATCCAAAGAGTCGAAGAAGGTTATAAACCCGAATCCCTCGTACCCAAAGAAATCATTTTTTCGGAGGAAGAAATGAAAAATATTGGGGAACAAATCAAACAGGTAAACTTCCCACCAGGTCTTCGCCGTCGCATGGAATTTTTTGCCTCACAATTTGAATTTATGGAATATGCAGGAGAACAATTGGAATACAAAACCAAGGACACTGCAAAATTGAGTGCCACTGATTTTAGCCGTTTGTCTTCTTTGGAAACAGGGAAAGATAAAATCAAGGACATCGGTTCTCAAACAAAAAACGGATTGAGTGTTCGAGCCATTTTCACTTGTATCAATTATGCAAAAGCACTCTCTTATTTTAGAGGACTTAGTGAAGTAACACTCGATGACCTAAGCCATGTATTACCCTTTGTTTTGCATGATAAATTGGTTCAAAATATAGACTCACCTTTTTTTGAAGAAGCTGACAACCAAATTTACCGCAGTGATCGCGTGAGTTGGATTCGAAAATTGTTTACATTATCACTCAGCGAATACGAACGACTAGGTTTGGATAAAAACGATAAAATCGCAAAACTTTCGGAAACATTCGAAATGGGATTGGAAGGTTTGTCAGTCAAAGAAACCAAACAAAGGCTTGTAGATATCGAAAAGGAAATTGAATCAATTTCCAAACAACGGAAGTTATACGGACATATGTTTGATGATTTGTTAAATTTAAAGTATTTACACCAAAGGTATACGAATTATCTAAAGTGGGCGGAATCTAATGTATGA
- a CDS encoding TIGR01777 family oxidoreductase, whose translation MKIGILGGTGLIGTSFISTAIQNGHQFRVFSRQKTIPKSLSSFSGIEFVTCLLPQSSDLEGLDAIMNLVGEPIAGVRWTEERKQLISTSRIEFTRGLVARILDLKQPPKVFLNASAVGYYGMSETEHPAYTESSPPGDDFLAKLCVEWENQTNPLKVNGIRTVLLRTGIVLSPKGGALEKMLPPFLLGVGGAIASGNQGMSWIHISDFINATIHLMTNEQTNGAYNLVSPNPTSNAEFSKQLAKTLKRPNLFKVPSFAIQALFGEGSVVVTKGQYVLPERLLQSGYEFQFQNLHEALSNLLEKN comes from the coding sequence ATGAAAATAGGAATTTTAGGTGGAACGGGCTTAATTGGAACATCATTTATCTCCACCGCGATCCAAAACGGCCATCAATTTCGTGTTTTTTCTCGTCAAAAAACCATACCCAAATCTCTTTCCTCCTTCTCTGGGATCGAATTTGTAACCTGCCTTCTTCCTCAATCCTCAGATTTAGAAGGACTCGATGCAATCATGAATTTAGTTGGCGAGCCGATTGCGGGCGTTAGGTGGACAGAGGAAAGAAAACAGTTAATTAGTACCTCAAGAATCGAATTTACTCGTGGGCTTGTTGCTCGTATCTTAGATCTAAAACAACCTCCCAAAGTATTTTTGAATGCAAGTGCAGTAGGTTATTATGGAATGTCAGAGACAGAACACCCAGCTTACACAGAATCCTCTCCACCAGGCGATGATTTTTTAGCAAAACTTTGTGTTGAATGGGAAAACCAAACAAACCCTCTGAAAGTGAATGGAATCCGAACGGTATTACTCCGAACAGGGATTGTACTTTCTCCAAAAGGTGGTGCCTTAGAAAAGATGCTCCCACCATTTTTATTAGGAGTGGGAGGTGCGATTGCTTCCGGAAACCAAGGGATGAGTTGGATTCATATTTCCGATTTTATCAATGCAACGATTCACCTAATGACAAATGAACAAACAAATGGAGCTTATAATTTAGTTTCACCAAATCCCACAAGTAATGCAGAGTTTTCCAAACAATTGGCAAAAACATTAAAACGCCCAAATCTTTTTAAGGTACCTAGTTTCGCTATACAAGCGTTATTTGGAGAAGGCAGTGTCGTCGTGACAAAAGGGCAGTATGTTCTGCCAGAACGATTGTTACAATCGGGATATGAGTTTCAGTTTCAAAATTTACATGAGGCACTCTCAAATCTTTTAGAAAAAAACTGA
- a CDS encoding c-type cytochrome — MNSKKVLVSLLAVSFAFVMVACGDSKPKEEAPAVQETSASADPDLAKGEELYLQNCSSCHGEKGAGDGAAAAALNPKPRNYKAPASEWKNGNTIAGITKTLKEGIKGSPMVAYGHLGDDNIKILAKYVEHLSKN, encoded by the coding sequence ATGAACTCAAAAAAAGTATTAGTCTCTCTACTCGCTGTCTCCTTCGCATTTGTGATGGTGGCTTGTGGCGACTCCAAACCAAAAGAAGAAGCACCTGCAGTGCAAGAAACCAGTGCCAGTGCTGATCCTGATTTAGCGAAAGGGGAAGAACTATACCTCCAAAACTGTTCTTCTTGCCACGGTGAAAAAGGGGCTGGTGACGGAGCTGCTGCAGCTGCACTCAATCCAAAACCACGTAACTACAAAGCTCCTGCTTCTGAGTGGAAAAATGGAAACACAATCGCAGGAATCACTAAAACTTTGAAAGAAGGAATCAAAGGATCTCCAATGGTAGCTTATGGCCATTTGGGTGATGACAACATCAAAATCCTTGCAAAATACGTAGAACACCTTTCTAAAAATTAA
- a CDS encoding STAS domain-containing protein gives MMEEFKIRLGFENGGNLPVIHISGEITSEAEEEIVQSYESIPQDKRTRVILNFSETSYINSAGIATLISLITKSSENQGKIEFAGLNTHFRKVMDIVGLTDFVLIHDSLNSALAQV, from the coding sequence ATGATGGAAGAGTTTAAGATTCGATTGGGTTTTGAGAATGGTGGAAACCTCCCTGTGATCCACATTTCTGGCGAAATCACATCCGAAGCGGAAGAAGAAATTGTGCAATCTTACGAATCGATTCCACAAGACAAACGCACACGAGTGATCCTCAATTTTTCCGAAACCTCGTACATCAACTCAGCTGGCATCGCCACTCTCATCAGTCTCATCACAAAATCTTCTGAGAACCAAGGTAAAATTGAATTCGCAGGTCTTAACACCCACTTCCGAAAGGTGATGGACATTGTGGGTTTAACTGATTTTGTTCTCATCCACGATTCTCTCAATTCTGCACTCGCCCAAGTGTAA
- a CDS encoding citrate/2-methylcitrate synthase, with protein sequence MSEVEIHIKGKTYKLPVITGTDGKEGIDLTDFYRKTGLVTVDPGLFNTALGLSKVSRRDPEKGELTYRGYDLKELAYQSTFVETSFLLIYGNLPTKQELNDFSSRLSKHSMIHEDMLNLFDGFPGVANPLAVLSVMVTSLSSYYLEEYEEKLDMGVDLIARLLAKIRTIAAFTYKHAVGHPFVYPLDKNPYCTNFLYMMHKLPADNYNVPEEFDRILNQMWILHADHEQNVSNTAVQVVGSTQANLFASISAGIMAQWGAREGGRPTAAIGLIEDIIKTKTPVKDYFERFKRGGLTIRTNGFGQKAYDVVSPRAQVAREIIKEFYKNRKLSAVEDIALQIDEVVWNDSYFMENLLYPNLEYYSGLVFHTLGIPKNMFSVMQVIGRLPGWLAHWREQRMKGDFSKVRPKQIYVGENQRKYIPIANRL encoded by the coding sequence ATGAGTGAAGTGGAAATCCACATCAAAGGCAAAACATATAAACTTCCAGTGATCACTGGAACTGATGGAAAAGAAGGTATCGACCTTACTGACTTTTACCGAAAAACAGGGCTTGTCACTGTAGACCCTGGACTTTTTAATACTGCCCTTGGTTTATCAAAGGTTTCTAGAAGGGATCCCGAAAAAGGGGAACTCACTTACCGTGGTTATGACTTAAAAGAATTAGCATACCAATCTACTTTTGTTGAAACTTCATTTTTATTAATTTATGGAAACCTTCCCACAAAACAAGAGTTAAATGACTTTTCAAGTCGCCTCTCCAAACACTCTATGATCCATGAAGATATGTTAAATCTGTTTGATGGATTCCCTGGTGTAGCAAACCCTCTTGCTGTACTTTCTGTGATGGTAACTTCTTTATCGAGTTACTACTTAGAAGAATACGAAGAAAAATTAGATATGGGTGTGGATTTGATAGCTCGTTTACTTGCTAAAATTCGTACCATTGCTGCTTTTACTTACAAACACGCAGTGGGTCATCCATTTGTATACCCACTCGATAAAAATCCATATTGCACAAACTTTTTGTATATGATGCACAAACTCCCAGCAGACAATTATAATGTCCCTGAAGAATTTGATCGTATCCTAAACCAAATGTGGATTCTACATGCAGACCACGAACAAAATGTATCGAATACCGCCGTACAAGTAGTAGGTTCCACACAAGCGAATCTCTTTGCATCGATCTCTGCAGGGATTATGGCACAATGGGGGGCAAGAGAAGGGGGAAGGCCTACTGCTGCGATTGGTCTCATTGAAGACATCATCAAAACAAAAACTCCTGTGAAAGATTATTTTGAAAGATTCAAACGTGGAGGACTCACCATCCGTACGAATGGATTTGGACAAAAGGCATATGATGTGGTAAGTCCAAGAGCACAGGTCGCAAGAGAGATCATCAAAGAATTTTACAAAAACCGCAAACTCAGTGCCGTAGAAGACATTGCTTTACAAATTGATGAAGTTGTCTGGAACGATTCTTACTTTATGGAAAATCTTTTGTACCCTAATTTAGAATACTATTCTGGATTGGTGTTCCATACATTGGGAATTCCGAAAAATATGTTTTCTGTCATGCAAGTGATTGGAAGGCTTCCAGGTTGGCTAGCGCACTGGAGAGAACAAAGGATGAAAGGAGATTTCTCAAAAGTTCGTCCAAAACAAATCTATGTGGGCGAAAACCAAAGAAAGTACATCCCAATCGCCAACCGGCTCTAA
- a CDS encoding SpoIIE family protein phosphatase encodes MIEVPPSAWKGHLTADSYLSQPHKTIQLTGEWEYYPGLLFSPAELPELKSIREPHYFKVPGVWTKSFLDKGFLAGDGYATFHLELVHGLKGIPLSIKVPEMESAYTLFVDGERLSSNGFVSTSYQTGIPEYRPQIIDFIPKENQTSFLIQISNYHHRKGGPAQVITLGRTSDIHKQYEFEILRDMLLVGSILFMGLYHIFLYWNRKKDPFTYWFALTCILVALRVFITGNKYLVQLYPNLPWEIHLKLSYLSFFFITPIFAKYVYLLFKPYFSRRVYELLKYLGFAFCFIVLVTRSSFYTYLMVPFQIFTLFGALYTVLVLTRAIRDSLPGSVIFLFSFLVFVTSFVNDILVNNLIINSPLTIHFGIFMMFFVQSIYIARNFSKGFVDAENLAIELSEKNQTLQKVQNQITILNERLETRVKDKTIELQSKLDQITKDMKLAKSIIQSVTKVPDMDPHIKVDILYKPTADVGGDIFFVKRIQDFYYRFFLGDATGHGLQAALYSMMIQSEFERVSAVAMRPNDLLFYMNQHFYDKNADLQIYFPALVMDFDFHQSILRYAGGGVQNQIILRKKSEPVILENTGPIIGILEHYRYGIFETKVESGDRIFLFTDGLFEELNEADGMEAWDELLSVIQSTSDLPFQEVISSIQTMLYQKMNKSSWKDDSTLIFIEIT; translated from the coding sequence ATGATAGAAGTACCTCCTTCTGCTTGGAAAGGCCATCTAACGGCTGATTCCTATTTATCGCAACCTCACAAAACAATTCAACTCACAGGGGAGTGGGAATATTACCCAGGACTATTATTTTCTCCTGCGGAACTACCAGAACTTAAATCCATCCGAGAGCCCCATTATTTTAAAGTACCTGGAGTTTGGACAAAGTCATTTCTTGACAAAGGATTTTTAGCTGGAGATGGATATGCTACTTTTCATTTGGAATTGGTCCATGGTCTAAAAGGAATTCCATTGTCTATAAAGGTACCTGAGATGGAATCCGCTTATACATTGTTTGTTGATGGGGAGCGATTATCTTCTAATGGATTTGTTTCTACATCTTACCAAACGGGCATACCTGAATATAGACCTCAAATTATCGACTTTATACCGAAAGAAAACCAAACTTCCTTTTTAATCCAAATTTCGAATTACCATCACAGGAAAGGTGGCCCAGCTCAAGTCATCACATTGGGTAGAACCTCAGACATTCACAAACAATATGAATTTGAAATCCTTAGAGATATGTTGCTAGTTGGTAGCATCCTATTTATGGGGTTGTATCATATTTTTCTATATTGGAATCGCAAAAAAGATCCATTTACCTATTGGTTTGCTCTTACTTGTATCCTTGTTGCATTGCGTGTTTTCATCACTGGAAACAAATACCTTGTACAATTGTATCCGAACCTTCCTTGGGAAATTCACTTAAAACTCAGTTACTTAAGTTTTTTCTTTATCACACCCATATTTGCAAAGTATGTTTATTTATTATTTAAACCATATTTTTCACGAAGGGTATATGAACTTCTTAAATACTTAGGTTTTGCATTTTGTTTCATAGTGCTTGTAACACGTTCTTCGTTTTACACCTATTTAATGGTGCCTTTTCAGATATTTACTCTATTTGGAGCATTGTATACTGTTTTGGTTTTAACAAGAGCGATACGAGATTCTTTACCAGGTTCCGTTATATTTCTTTTTAGTTTTCTAGTTTTTGTGACAAGTTTTGTAAACGATATCCTCGTAAACAATCTCATCATTAATTCTCCGCTTACAATCCACTTTGGGATTTTTATGATGTTTTTTGTACAATCGATTTACATAGCTCGAAATTTTTCAAAGGGATTTGTAGACGCTGAAAACCTTGCTATTGAATTATCAGAAAAAAACCAAACACTACAAAAAGTACAAAACCAAATTACCATTTTAAATGAACGGTTAGAAACCAGAGTTAAAGACAAAACAATCGAATTACAAAGTAAATTAGACCAAATCACAAAGGATATGAAACTTGCAAAGTCTATCATCCAAAGTGTTACGAAAGTTCCTGATATGGATCCACACATCAAAGTGGACATTTTGTACAAACCCACTGCAGATGTAGGTGGGGATATTTTCTTTGTCAAAAGAATTCAAGATTTTTATTATCGATTTTTTTTGGGAGATGCAACGGGACATGGATTACAAGCGGCTTTGTATTCTATGATGATCCAATCAGAATTTGAAAGGGTTTCTGCTGTTGCGATGCGTCCTAACGATCTATTGTTTTATATGAACCAACATTTTTATGATAAAAATGCTGATTTACAAATTTATTTTCCCGCTCTTGTTATGGATTTTGATTTCCACCAGAGTATCCTGCGTTATGCGGGCGGTGGTGTTCAAAACCAAATCATTCTTAGAAAAAAATCAGAACCTGTAATTTTGGAAAATACAGGCCCCATCATTGGTATTTTGGAACACTACCGATACGGAATATTTGAAACAAAAGTGGAATCGGGGGATCGAATTTTTCTGTTTACCGACGGTTTGTTTGAAGAATTAAACGAAGCAGATGGTATGGAAGCTTGGGATGAGTTATTGTCTGTAATCCAAAGTACGAGTGACTTACCTTTCCAGGAAGTCATCTCGTCCATTCAAACAATGTTGTATCAAAAAATGAATAAATCGAGTTGGAAAGATGATTCCACTCTGATTTTCATTGAAATCACCTAA
- a CDS encoding TPM domain-containing protein translates to MESKTENFYPSIQKWNRFRIFSFVLFCFFPVVTFSYPVPKLERRVMDHAGILSQSTVDQLESNLKQFEAETSNQIAVYTTPSLHDETIEEVANEIFDEWKLGQKSKNNGVLLIIAPNERKMRIAVGRGLEGALTDLQAKQIIRNELRPSFKSGDMDAGVTAGVNAIMAAIRGEYAPSEDDVQTSGRQTTADVIPSGIVGGIFTFISIFIPSFGGVIFTIIGLISMVPFLFLFLGSTFGLIVAIVLFIIVMYIRRKLGFNQGGGGSDGGGYYGGWSSGGDSWSSSDSSDSWSGGGGDSAGGGSSGDW, encoded by the coding sequence ATGGAATCCAAAACAGAAAATTTTTATCCAAGTATCCAAAAGTGGAATCGATTTCGTATTTTTAGTTTTGTATTGTTTTGTTTTTTCCCAGTTGTTACCTTCAGTTACCCAGTTCCAAAATTGGAAAGAAGGGTGATGGACCATGCTGGGATTTTATCACAGTCCACTGTTGACCAATTAGAATCAAATTTAAAACAATTTGAAGCAGAGACAAGTAACCAAATCGCCGTGTACACAACACCGAGCCTTCATGATGAAACCATAGAAGAAGTTGCGAATGAAATTTTTGACGAATGGAAATTAGGTCAAAAATCGAAAAATAATGGAGTTCTCCTGATCATTGCACCTAACGAACGCAAAATGAGAATTGCAGTTGGCCGAGGACTTGAAGGTGCACTCACAGACTTACAAGCAAAACAAATCATTCGAAATGAACTTCGTCCCAGTTTTAAATCAGGTGATATGGATGCAGGTGTAACCGCTGGAGTGAATGCAATTATGGCAGCCATTCGCGGGGAGTATGCACCGAGTGAGGATGATGTTCAAACTTCAGGAAGGCAAACCACTGCTGATGTAATTCCGTCTGGCATTGTGGGAGGAATTTTCACTTTCATATCGATCTTTATCCCATCTTTTGGCGGAGTGATCTTCACCATCATTGGGTTAATATCGATGGTACCGTTTTTATTCTTATTCCTTGGAAGTACGTTCGGACTCATTGTTGCCATTGTTTTATTTATCATAGTGATGTACATCAGGCGTAAACTTGGTTTCAACCAAGGTGGTGGCGGATCAGACGGGGGTGGTTATTACGGAGGTTGGTCTTCTGGTGGGGATTCATGGTCTTCGAGTGATTCAAGTGACAGTTGGTCTGGTGGAGGTGGAGATTCCGCAGGTGGTGGTTCTTCTGGAGACTGGTAA
- a CDS encoding TPM domain-containing protein encodes MSVLARYFSKSDLDEIKSAVGEAESKTSAEIVPFFAESSHHYKEWSWFGAFLTGGITGISFYTAQNVYGLVWGNESMFAILSVWAGAIIGLGVFTFFPKLRFLLVPKNSKQYFVELRAKEAFLEEEVFRTKNRTGILIYISLYEHFVRVYPDKEIARVVPKSEWNEAVRLIIEGMKSGKKKEGIVSSILFCGDLLKKYNIKIEKDDKNEISNEIRDGGNLM; translated from the coding sequence ATGAGTGTACTTGCGCGTTATTTCTCAAAATCAGATTTGGATGAAATCAAATCCGCTGTTGGTGAAGCAGAATCAAAAACTTCAGCTGAAATTGTACCATTTTTTGCTGAATCTTCCCATCACTACAAAGAGTGGTCATGGTTTGGTGCTTTTTTAACTGGTGGCATAACAGGCATTAGTTTTTATACTGCTCAAAATGTTTATGGCCTGGTATGGGGAAATGAATCCATGTTTGCGATTCTTTCCGTTTGGGCAGGAGCCATCATTGGGCTTGGTGTTTTCACATTTTTCCCAAAACTTCGTTTCCTCCTTGTTCCTAAAAATTCGAAACAATACTTCGTTGAGTTAAGGGCTAAGGAAGCATTTTTAGAGGAAGAAGTTTTTCGAACTAAAAATCGAACCGGAATTCTCATTTATATTTCCCTCTACGAACATTTTGTACGCGTGTATCCAGATAAAGAAATCGCAAGAGTTGTCCCAAAATCAGAATGGAATGAGGCAGTAAGGCTCATCATCGAAGGAATGAAATCAGGAAAAAAGAAAGAAGGAATTGTTTCGAGTATTCTCTTCTGTGGCGATTTACTTAAAAAATATAATATCAAAATCGAAAAAGATGATAAAAACGAAATTTCCAATGAAATCCGTGATGGTGGGAATTTGATGTGA
- the cyoE gene encoding heme o synthase translates to MFRLWNQLTKPRVTVLVLATVLPGMYLGTTGYPSFSAVLITLFGTYLMSSASFILNQYIERERDAIMYRTKQRPIPAGEISPTNALLLGIFVAVFAFVILTYFVNLLTAVCALSALLLYVFLYTIWLKPRTEQNIVIGGISGCIGPLIGYAAMANALPIQAWIMFLMIFLWTPAHFWALAIFLKDDYEFAGIPMMPVVSGIQKTVNQIFIYAIAYSVSVIGFYFVDDRMGYLFLLSAIVLTILILTFAFRLKQSMDKVLAKRFFFFSILHLFLVSIVIVIDSKI, encoded by the coding sequence ATGTTCCGTTTGTGGAACCAACTGACAAAACCAAGAGTGACAGTACTTGTACTGGCCACAGTACTACCAGGAATGTATCTCGGAACAACTGGATACCCTAGTTTTAGTGCCGTTCTGATTACTTTATTTGGAACCTATTTAATGAGCTCTGCATCTTTTATCCTCAACCAATACATTGAGAGAGAAAGAGACGCAATCATGTATAGAACAAAACAAAGGCCAATCCCTGCTGGCGAAATTTCTCCCACAAATGCTTTATTACTTGGGATTTTTGTTGCTGTCTTCGCTTTTGTGATCTTAACATATTTCGTTAACCTACTAACAGCTGTTTGCGCCCTTTCTGCTTTATTATTATATGTGTTTTTGTATACAATTTGGTTAAAACCAAGAACAGAACAAAATATTGTGATTGGTGGGATCTCAGGTTGTATTGGGCCACTCATCGGATATGCAGCGATGGCAAATGCACTACCCATCCAAGCGTGGATCATGTTCCTCATGATTTTCCTTTGGACCCCTGCTCATTTTTGGGCCCTTGCCATTTTTCTCAAAGATGATTATGAATTTGCGGGTATTCCAATGATGCCTGTCGTTTCTGGAATTCAAAAAACTGTGAACCAAATTTTTATCTATGCCATCGCCTATTCAGTTTCAGTCATTGGATTTTATTTTGTCGATGATCGGATGGGGTATTTGTTTTTATTGTCTGCCATTGTACTCACAATTTTAATCCTTACATTTGCTTTTCGATTAAAACAGTCTATGGACAAAGTCCTTGCAAAACGTTTTTTCTTTTTTAGTATTTTACACTTATTTCTCGTGAGCATTGTCATCGTAATCGATTCTAAAATTTAG
- a CDS encoding COX15/CtaA family protein yields the protein MTLKRFYTILSAMILLNLLYGPLVRATDSGLACPDWPLCHGKFVPEFTFQIFMEVGHRYYSGILGILVGIGFVWILKNPETRKPLGIPAILSLLFLISQVILGGLTVTKLLHPTTVNLHLLNAVLLLSSCITIRLLIPEGKNSSFDTNKRGKYYFAIVLIVVLYQLFLGGKVSSHYAGLACPDFPTCHGEWFPQMVGTIKFHMEHRLFGYLTALLVLSLSAYGILTLENPKVKQFLKLAAYLVSIQIFLGAMNVLYHLPKLITGLHTLNGVLVFLCCFIASFYHFRTYKEEAL from the coding sequence ATGACACTCAAACGTTTTTACACCATCCTTTCCGCAATGATCCTTCTCAACTTACTCTATGGCCCCCTAGTTCGGGCTACAGATTCTGGACTCGCATGCCCTGATTGGCCTTTATGCCATGGGAAATTTGTCCCAGAGTTTACATTCCAAATTTTTATGGAAGTTGGGCATCGGTATTACTCAGGGATTTTAGGAATCCTTGTTGGGATTGGGTTCGTTTGGATTCTAAAAAATCCAGAAACCAGAAAACCGTTGGGAATCCCGGCAATCCTCTCACTCCTATTTCTCATTTCACAAGTCATTCTTGGTGGATTAACCGTCACAAAGCTTCTTCACCCAACAACTGTTAACTTGCATTTACTCAATGCAGTCCTTTTGTTATCATCTTGTATTACGATTCGTTTGTTGATTCCAGAAGGAAAAAATTCAAGTTTTGATACAAACAAAAGAGGGAAATACTATTTTGCGATTGTACTCATTGTTGTGTTGTACCAATTATTTTTAGGTGGGAAAGTAAGTTCTCATTATGCAGGATTAGCTTGTCCTGACTTTCCTACATGCCATGGGGAATGGTTCCCTCAAATGGTAGGAACAATCAAATTCCATATGGAACATCGCCTTTTTGGTTATTTAACAGCATTACTTGTGCTTTCTTTATCTGCGTATGGGATCCTCACTTTAGAAAACCCAAAAGTGAAACAATTCTTAAAACTAGCGGCTTATTTAGTATCGATCCAAATCTTTTTAGGTGCGATGAATGTATTGTATCATTTACCAAAATTGATCACTGGCCTTCATACATTAAATGGAGTCCTTGTCTTTTTATGTTGCTTCATTGCCTCTTTTTATCATTTTAGAACCTATAAAGAAGAGGCACTTTGA
- a CDS encoding SCO family protein — MNIRLLICICILVSFGSVSAYDPHSNLTRENKLPKELENIGFSDVTGKTLKLDIPFRDEQGKEVLFSDFLSQGKPVLLSPVYFKCPTLCNFHLNGVFKSLKDLDWTLGKEYQYIAVSIDPKENEAVSFPKKGAYLKDYDRVGAETGLHLLTGTQESITALTKQLDFRYAWDAEAKQYIHASGVYVLTPDGRVSRIFQGIQLEPRDLKFAFVEASSGKIGSFVDKFALFCFQFDPRKNKYTIYAYRMMQFGGAVTLLLLGAFLYINWRKITNNNRQGVT, encoded by the coding sequence GTGAACATCCGTCTTCTCATTTGTATCTGTATTCTCGTTTCCTTTGGGTCTGTGTCTGCCTATGACCCTCACTCAAACTTAACAAGGGAAAACAAACTTCCTAAAGAATTAGAAAACATTGGATTTTCGGATGTTACGGGCAAAACCCTCAAGCTAGACATTCCCTTTCGTGATGAACAAGGAAAAGAAGTTCTTTTTTCCGATTTTCTTTCACAAGGGAAACCTGTCCTTCTCTCTCCTGTTTACTTCAAATGCCCCACTTTATGTAACTTCCACCTGAATGGTGTGTTCAAAAGTTTAAAGGATCTCGATTGGACTTTGGGAAAAGAATACCAATACATTGCGGTATCCATTGACCCGAAGGAAAATGAAGCGGTGTCGTTTCCCAAAAAAGGTGCCTATTTGAAGGATTATGACAGGGTAGGGGCAGAAACTGGTCTCCACTTACTCACGGGCACACAGGAATCCATCACGGCACTCACCAAACAATTGGATTTCCGTTACGCGTGGGACGCAGAAGCAAAACAATACATCCATGCCAGTGGTGTGTATGTTTTGACTCCTGATGGGAGAGTGTCTCGTATCTTCCAAGGCATCCAACTCGAACCTAGGGATTTAAAATTTGCCTTTGTTGAGGCATCTTCAGGTAAGATTGGGAGTTTTGTAGATAAGTTTGCTTTATTTTGCTTTCAATTTGATCCTAGAAAAAATAAATATACGATATACGCATACAGGATGATGCAATTCGGGGGGGCGGTCACCTTACTCCTTCTCGGTGCGTTTTTATACATAAACTGGCGAAAAATAACAAATAACAACCGTCAAGGAGTCACATAG